In a genomic window of Halalkalicoccus sp. CG83:
- a CDS encoding NADP-dependent malic enzyme, with protein MSLEDDSLEYHREDPPGKIEIATTKSTNTQRDLSLAYSPGVAGPCRAIDENPDDAYQYTAKGNLVGVISNGSAVLGLGDIGPQASKPVMEGKGVLFKRFADIDVFDIELDLEDPESMIAATRAMEPTFGGINLEDIKAPECFEIEETLREEMSIPVFHDDQHGTAIISGAGLLNAAEIADKELSELEVVFSGAGASAIASARFYVSLGVQRENITMCDSSGIITESRSQEVNEFKREFARDVPEGDLADAMEGADVLVGLSIGGIVDQEMVRSMASDPIIFAMANPDPEIDYETAKSARDDTVIMATGRSDYPNQVNNVLGFPFIFRGALDVRATEINEKMKVACAEALADLAKQDVPDAVVKAYGDQPLQFGPEYILPKPVDPRVLFEVAPAVAQAAISSGAAREEVKLDQYRERLEARLGKSREMMRVVLNKAKSDPKRVALAEGEDEKMIRAAFQMREEGIAEPLLIGDRGPIEETIDDLGLEFEPDVVDLTEAELDDYADRLYELRQRKGFTQSEAADMVRRDSNYLGSVMVEMGDADAMLTGLTHHYPSALRPPLQVIGTAEDANYAAGVYLLTFKNRIVFCVDVTVNQDPSAEILAEATRHTADLVRWFNIEPRAAMLSYSNFGSVDNEGTRKPREAARILRRDPDVDFPVDGEMQADTAVVEEILNGTYDFADLEEPANVLAFPNLEAGNIGYKLLQRLGGAEAVGPMLVGLDKPVHVLQRGDEVKDIVNLAAVAVVDAQQQ; from the coding sequence ATGTCACTCGAAGACGACTCCCTCGAATACCATCGAGAGGACCCTCCCGGCAAGATCGAGATCGCGACGACCAAGTCGACCAACACCCAGCGCGACCTCTCGCTCGCGTACTCGCCCGGCGTCGCCGGTCCCTGCCGGGCGATCGACGAGAACCCCGACGACGCCTACCAGTACACCGCGAAGGGCAACCTCGTGGGAGTGATCTCGAACGGGTCGGCCGTCCTCGGGTTGGGCGACATCGGCCCGCAGGCCTCGAAGCCAGTCATGGAGGGGAAAGGCGTGCTGTTCAAGCGCTTCGCCGACATCGACGTCTTCGACATCGAACTCGACCTCGAGGACCCGGAGTCGATGATCGCGGCGACGCGGGCGATGGAGCCGACGTTCGGCGGGATCAACCTCGAGGACATCAAGGCGCCCGAGTGTTTCGAGATCGAGGAGACACTCAGGGAAGAGATGTCGATCCCCGTCTTCCACGACGACCAGCACGGCACCGCCATCATCTCCGGCGCCGGACTGCTCAACGCCGCCGAGATCGCCGACAAGGAGCTCTCCGAACTCGAGGTCGTCTTCTCCGGTGCGGGCGCGAGCGCGATCGCCAGCGCCCGGTTCTACGTCTCGCTGGGGGTCCAGCGCGAGAACATCACGATGTGTGACTCCTCGGGTATCATCACCGAATCGCGCTCCCAGGAGGTGAACGAGTTCAAACGCGAGTTCGCCCGGGACGTCCCCGAGGGCGACCTCGCGGACGCGATGGAGGGTGCGGACGTACTCGTCGGGCTGTCGATCGGCGGGATCGTCGACCAGGAGATGGTCCGTTCGATGGCGAGCGACCCGATCATCTTCGCGATGGCAAACCCCGATCCCGAGATCGACTACGAGACCGCCAAGAGTGCACGCGACGACACGGTGATCATGGCGACGGGCCGTTCGGACTACCCCAACCAGGTCAACAACGTGCTTGGCTTCCCGTTCATCTTTCGGGGGGCGCTCGACGTTCGCGCGACGGAGATCAACGAGAAGATGAAGGTCGCCTGTGCCGAGGCGCTCGCCGACCTCGCCAAACAGGACGTCCCCGACGCCGTGGTCAAGGCGTACGGCGACCAACCGCTCCAGTTCGGCCCCGAGTACATCCTCCCGAAACCCGTCGACCCGCGGGTGTTGTTCGAGGTTGCGCCGGCGGTCGCGCAGGCGGCGATCTCGAGCGGCGCCGCCCGCGAGGAGGTCAAACTCGACCAGTATCGCGAACGGCTCGAGGCCCGTCTCGGGAAGTCCCGCGAGATGATGCGCGTCGTGCTCAACAAGGCCAAGAGCGACCCCAAGCGCGTGGCGCTCGCGGAGGGCGAGGACGAGAAGATGATCCGGGCGGCCTTCCAGATGCGCGAGGAGGGGATCGCAGAGCCGCTGCTGATCGGTGACCGCGGACCGATCGAGGAGACGATCGACGATCTCGGCCTCGAGTTCGAACCCGACGTGGTCGACCTCACGGAAGCCGAACTCGACGACTACGCCGACCGCCTCTACGAACTCCGCCAGCGCAAAGGCTTCACCCAGAGCGAGGCGGCGGACATGGTCCGCCGCGACTCGAACTACCTCGGCAGCGTGATGGTCGAGATGGGCGATGCCGACGCGATGCTCACCGGATTGACCCACCACTACCCCTCGGCGCTGCGCCCGCCGCTGCAGGTGATCGGCACCGCCGAGGACGCGAACTACGCCGCGGGCGTCTACCTGCTCACGTTCAAGAACCGGATCGTCTTCTGCGTCGACGTTACCGTGAACCAGGACCCGAGCGCCGAGATCCTCGCCGAGGCGACCCGCCACACCGCGGACCTCGTCCGCTGGTTCAACATCGAGCCGCGGGCGGCGATGCTGTCGTACTCGAACTTCGGAAGCGTCGACAACGAGGGCACCAGAAAGCCCCGCGAGGCCGCCCGCATCCTCCGACGTGATCCGGACGTGGACTTCCCGGTCGACGGCGAGATGCAGGCCGACACCGCCGTCGTCGAGGAGATCCTCAACGGCACCTACGACTTCGCCGACCTCGAGGAGCCCGCGAACGTGCTGGCGTTCCCCAACCTCGAGGCGGGCAACATCGGCTACAAACTCCTCCAACGACTCGGCGGCGCCGAGGCCGTCGGGCCGATGCTGGTGGGGCTGGACAAGCCGGTCCACGTCCTCCAGCGCGGCGACGAGGTCAAGGACATCGTGAATCTGGCAGCGGTCGCGGTCGTCGACGCCCAGCAACAGTAG